The Infirmifilum lucidum DNA segment AGTCGAGATGCTGGTGATACAGCCGAGTTTCGCCATAAGCCTGGCCGCGCTCGTTAGGGCAGGCCAGAACACGGGGTCGGACAGCGTTGAGGAGGCCGAGAGGAGCCTGAAAGAGAGCATCAAGGTCGGCGCCTCTTGGATGGGCCTAGCCGCGCTCCTACTGTCCTTGATCTCCCCCTATGTCGGCCCCCTTTTCACGAGCGACCCGGAGGTCGCGAGGTTAGTCCAGGTATACCTGCTTCTTGCAGCCGCGAGTGAAGTGGGCCTCGGGGTAAGTAGCGCAGTTTATGGTGCTGTGCGCGGAATGGGTAGCGTCTGGCTCCCCCTAGCCATCAATAGCTTCACGGTGGTCTTCTTTAGAGCGATCCCAGCGCAGGTTCTTGCCGACATGTATGGCGCTTTGGGCGCGTGGGTGACCCAGAACACGGACATATACGGCAGAGCCTTACTGGCACTCCTAGCCTGGAAGCTACTAGGAGCTAGAAGGCTCGCCAGGAAAGTGGTCTAGCCCTGCGATAGGAGCCTCCAGAGCTCGTCCGTTACGGGCTCCAAGATCTTTTCCTCCACTCCACCCTTCCTGACAAGGGTAAGCCCCTCACCCCTCTCGAGGCGCCCTATAGTCGCTGCTGGCACCCCGGCCTCCGAGAGCACTCCGAGAAGTCTCTCGGCACGGCTGGGTTCGACGGCAATGAGCAGAGACCCCGAGCTTATCAGCCTGAGAGGATCGCAACCGAGTACGCGGCAGATCTCGGCGGTCTCGGCCCTGACCGGCACCTGCTCCTCGAAGACTACAGCCGAGAGCCCCGACGCAATAGCCATCTCCTGCACTGCGCCGAGTACCCCACCTTCGGTCGCGTCATGCATCGCGTGGACTCCCCCCACCTCTACAGCGAGCATTGCCTCGCGCACGACGCTGAGCTCCCGAACGAACAGCTTCGCCCTCTCGAGCGTGTCCTCGCTGACTCTTCCCGCGAGCCTGTCCCCGAACTCGGCTGCGAGAATAGCGGTGCCCTCGACTCCAGCCCCCTTCGTGAGCACGAGCACGTCGCCTGGCCGGGCGTTGGCCGTGGAGACCACTCTCCCCTTCTCGGCGACGCCGAATGCCGTCGACACGACTATAGGCCTGCCTAGACCAGGGGTGACCTCTGTGTGGCCTCCAATAACCACTGCTCCTATCTCGTCAGCAGCCTCCCTGGCCTGCCTCGCTATCCCGAGCGCGTACGCTGGTGTGGAACCCTCGGGTAGCAGGATTACCGTTGTAAGCCACCTGGGCCTGGCACCCCTAGTCGCGACGTCGTTTGCGGAGACGTGTACAGAGTACCAGCCTATCCTCTCTACGGCGCCAGTTATAGGGTCTGAGTGCACCACGAGGACGCGGTCCCCGAGGTCTATTAGGGCCGCGTCCTCCCCCACGCCTGGGCCGAGGATGACCGAGGGGTCTGGCCTGGAGATGACAGAAAGAAGCTTCCTGAGCTCGCTATAGGGGAGCTTGCCTATTGGGAGAGACAAGGGGAGTCACGCCCCCTTGAGAGCCCTCTTAACCGCGGGACCAACAGTGCTGGCCACAGCGATGCCTGCAAGCGCCTGGAATACGTTCCCCGGTAGCTCTGCAAAAGCCCCAGCGCCGTACAGGACATACTCTACAGCAAAGTAGCCCAGAACCATTATAGCTCCTCCGAGCGCACAGCCTGCCAGCGTCCTCAACCTACCACCCTTCTGCGCTATGAGGCCAACAACGAAGCCCTCCAAGCCCTTAATCACGAGCGTGAAGGGGGCCCACCAGGAGTAGCCCGAGAGCACGTCGGCTAGAGCCGACCCGACGCCCCCAGCCACGGCCCCAACCAGGGGGCCGAATAGAACGCCGGAGAGCATGACCATTGTGTCGCCGAGGTTTATGTAGCCGCGCGTCTCGGGCACCGGGATCTGGACTATCATCGTGGCGACAGCCGTGAGAGCGGCCATCACGCTAGACTCAGCTACGAGCACAGCTCTTCTAGCCCTCATACGCTACTTGTCGTAGCAGAGCCCCTATAAGGGCTTTCTTGAACGTTCAATTAAACTGCAAAGCGTTATTAGGATGGATTCGTTAGATCTAAGGCTATGGGTAGCTGGGAGCGCTGGGTCGACTGGCTGGAAGATGCCGAGGACGACTTAGCCGCCGCGCGGGAGCTCTTCAGAGTCGGCAGGTACGCGAAGGTGTGCTTCCTAGCCCAGCAGGCCGCCGAGAAGGCTCTCAAAGCCCTCCTAATGAAGAGGTTGGGCGTTTACGAGAGAACGCACAGTATAGCCGCGCTAATAGAGAGGGTCAGGCGCTCTGTGGACGTGCCAGGCGACTTACTCGACTACGGCGAGTTACTGGACAGGTACTACGTGCCCTCCAGGTACCCTAACGCGTGGCCGTCGGGCTCCCCGAGCAGGCGCCTCAAGGAGAGCGACGCCAGAGCAGCCCTCGAGGCTGCGGTGAGGATCCTTGAGTACGTCAAGGGGAATATACAGGCTTAAGGAGCTAAACCCGTCTCTCGACGTCGGCGAGCTCTCCGTGCTGCTCGGATCCCTCTCCTCGGGAGCGCTCTCGATAACAGTCTATGGCTCAGCCGCTAGGGGCAAGTACGTGCGCGGGCTCAGCGACGTCGACGTGTTGGTGGTGACGGCCGGAGAGCCCCCCTGCAGGGCCAGAACCTTTGGCCTATCACTCGGCGACGTGAACGTGGTGTACATGTCCAGGGAGGAGTTCTGTGGGGCCCTCACCTTAGGGAACCAGATAGCCCTAGAAGCTGTCTCTGCGGGGGTGGTTGTATTTGGGGAAGACCCCAAGAACCTGTGTGGGAACCCACCGGAACAAGAGAAGTCTCCACCCGTGGGGTTAACGCCAACAACCTGTGGTCGGCACTAGCCCACGAGTAGAGGCCCAGCGAAGCCGCAAGCTGGGACAAAGACATAATAGACTGCTAGAACCACAGTCGCGTTGTAGGGGTGGGAGGTGGACGAGATAGCCAGGAAGGCCAGGGAGGTTCTCAGGGGGAACCCGCCTCCGGAACTAGAGTCGCTTGCCCTGGCCTACAGGCAGCTCAGGTCTGAGTTCCCCGGGAAGAGTGAGAGCTGGTTCTACAGGGCCGTCTACAGGGCTCTGGCTGGAGTCGAGACCCTCAGGGAGGGGCACTGGCTCGTGAAAGGGTTCCCGGAGCTAGGGGACTCGAGGCCCTTCTACAACGTGTGGCTGGCTGGCGGCAGGTACAAGTGCGACTGCTTCTACCACGCCCACGGGTATTCCCGGGAAAGAGGAATCTGCACGCACATTGCCGCCGTCATGCTCTGGAGGCGCCAGACTAGGCTCAGCGAGTTCAGCCCAAGTGGTAGACAGTAGGGGTCAGGGTTCTGTCGACTACCACGAGTTTCCCGTTGCCAACCCTCTCCCATCCCTCCAGCCCCCCGAGCGGTTGAGACGCTACAGCCACCAGCTCTACTCCTTCTATCATGAACCTCCCTATGTACATCGTGTAGTACTCCGTATTCGTGCTCCGGAACTTGTTTAGAGCGTATAGCCGCGAGCCGTCGCTGAATACAGAGTTGATGCTCGTGTACTCGAGCCTGTCAACCTCCGAGACCGCCA contains these protein-coding regions:
- a CDS encoding AIR synthase family protein encodes the protein MSLPIGKLPYSELRKLLSVISRPDPSVILGPGVGEDAALIDLGDRVLVVHSDPITGAVERIGWYSVHVSANDVATRGARPRWLTTVILLPEGSTPAYALGIARQAREAADEIGAVVIGGHTEVTPGLGRPIVVSTAFGVAEKGRVVSTANARPGDVLVLTKGAGVEGTAILAAEFGDRLAGRVSEDTLERAKLFVRELSVVREAMLAVEVGGVHAMHDATEGGVLGAVQEMAIASGLSAVVFEEQVPVRAETAEICRVLGCDPLRLISSGSLLIAVEPSRAERLLGVLSEAGVPAATIGRLERGEGLTLVRKGGVEEKILEPVTDELWRLLSQG
- a CDS encoding ECF transporter S component produces the protein MRARRAVLVAESSVMAALTAVATMIVQIPVPETRGYINLGDTMVMLSGVLFGPLVGAVAGGVGSALADVLSGYSWWAPFTLVIKGLEGFVVGLIAQKGGRLRTLAGCALGGAIMVLGYFAVEYVLYGAGAFAELPGNVFQALAGIAVASTVGPAVKRALKGA
- a CDS encoding HEPN domain-containing protein is translated as MGSWERWVDWLEDAEDDLAAARELFRVGRYAKVCFLAQQAAEKALKALLMKRLGVYERTHSIAALIERVRRSVDVPGDLLDYGELLDRYYVPSRYPNAWPSGSPSRRLKESDARAALEAAVRILEYVKGNIQA
- a CDS encoding nucleotidyltransferase domain-containing protein; its protein translation is MSTSRGIYRLKELNPSLDVGELSVLLGSLSSGALSITVYGSAARGKYVRGLSDVDVLVVTAGEPPCRARTFGLSLGDVNVVYMSREEFCGALTLGNQIALEAVSAGVVVFGEDPKNLCGNPPEQEKSPPVGLTPTTCGRH